AGTAGGAAACGAAGATTGGCATAATATTTTTTCCCACACTGATGTGGAGTATTTGTTAAGATGGGGCTCTGATCATAGGCCAGTCTTGGCTAGGATCAAATCACGAGAGACAAGACCGAGACGCAATTTCAAGTTTGATAAGCGGTGGTTTGGAAGACAAGGCTTTTATGAGACTGTTAAAGGCGGATGGGGAAGGGATACTCACCATCAGCATGGAGATTTTGTGGAAAAAATCTACAGATGCAGAAAAGCCATTTCAACGTGGAAGCGCAGCAATCCATCAAATAATGAAAAGGTGATTGAGCTGTTGAAGGCAAAGCTCGATCAAGCTCAGAATGAGGATAGTCTATCGACAGAAGAGGAGCTAGAGATAAAATGGCAGCTGTGTGCGGCTTATAGAGAAGAGGAAATTTTCTGGAGACAGAAGAGCCGAGCCATTTGGCTAAGGGAGGGGGACAGgaacacaaaatattttcacGCGAAAACGAAGCAGCGCCGGGCTCGAAACCGTATCACGAAGCTAAAGAATTCGATGGGAGTGTGGGTTGAAACCGAGGAAGGGATCGAGCAACTCGCTGTGGAGTACTTCGAGGAGCTTTTTGAGACCTCCAACCCGGGAGATTTTGAGGAGAGCATCCGGTTTATTACCGAGACAGTGACGGAGGATATGAATGCGGTATTAACTGCTCAAATAACAGATACTGAGATCAAAGATGCGGTATTCTCAATCAATCCGGAGAAGGCACCAGGACCAGATGGGATGACAAGcttgttttatcaaaaattctGGAATGTGGTTGGAAAGGATGTCATCAGTATGGTTCGCGAATTCTTTGAAACGGGCGAGCTTGACGAAAGACTTAACCAGACTAACATTTGTCTCATCCCCAAGAATGAAAGACCGGTCACCATGGCTGAGTTTCGACCGATAAGCTTATGCAACGTAAGCTACAAGATTATTTCTAAGATTTTGTCTTCCCGGCTAAAGAAGGTCCTGCCCCTTTTGATATCAGAAACACAATCAGCCTTTGTGGCTCGACGGTTGATAACCGATAATATTCTAGTTGCCCAAGAAATGTTCCACGCCCTAAGGACAAATCAGAGCTGTAAATCAAAATTCATGGCGATCAAGACAGACATGAGTAAAGCTTATGATAGGGTTGAGTGGGGCTTCCTTCGAGCTTTGATGGAAAAAATGGGATTCGATATGAGGTGGATTCATTTGATTATGAACTGTGTTACCTCAGTCTCATATAAAGTCTTAATAAATGGAGATGCGAAGGGCAACATTACTCCTTCCCGGGGTCTCCGGCAGGGCGATCCACTATCGCCGTTTTTGTTTATTCTCTGTACCGAAGTATTAATATCACAGATCAAAGATGCAGAGCGACAGAAGAAGATCTCCGGCCTCAAGATCGCAAGAGCGTGTCCGGAAGTTTCCCATTTACTCTTCGCTGACGACagccttttcttttgtaaagcaGAGCCAGCGCAGTGCCAAGAGTTGATGAGGATTATTGACGTTTATGGTAAAGCCTCAGGACAACAACTGAATAAAATCAAGTCATCAGTTATGTTCGGTTCTAAGGTCATAACGTCCCTAAAACTAGACCTGAAAAGGTCAATTGGTATCAATAGAGAAGGTGGAATGGGCATGTATCTTGGAATGCCCGAGAAGATCTGTGGATCAAAAAAGCAAGTGTTTGCTTATGTTCAGGATAGACTTAACACGAGAGTCAACTCTTGGGAAGCAAAACTATTGTCAAAAGGAGGCAAGGAAGTACAAATCAAGTCGGTAGCCCAAGCAGTACCGACGTTCACAATGTCTTGCTATCTTTTACCGCAGGATACTCATAAGAAGATAACAGGTGCAGTATCTAGGTTCTGGTGGAGTTCAAAAGCAAATAACAGAGGCCTACACTGGATTGCTTGGGACAAAATATGTGTTCCCCTTGATGAGGGAGGTTTAGGTTTTCGAGACTCGAGAGATTTCAACCTTGCTCTACTAGCAAAACAAGTCTGGAGGCTTCTCGTATATCCAGATTCGCTTCTGGCAAGAGTGATGAAAGGGAGATACTACAGACATACAAACCCTCTCCTGGCCGGAAAAGCAAACAATCCTTCTTATGGTTGGAGAAGTCTGTGGACGGCTCGAGAGGTTCTGAGCGCGGGAGTAGTTCGTACTATCGGAACAGGTTCTGATACTAAGGTTTGGGAGGACGGCTGGATACCGGGAGAAAATGCCAGACCAGCGAAACCATTAGGAGAGATTTTCGACCGTGATCTACGAGTGCATCATCTAATTATTCATGAGACGAAACGATGGAATGAGCCGTTGATCAGAGAACTTGTAGCGGCAGAGGATGTAGATAGAATCATGGAGATTCAACCAAGCCGACTGGGAAGAAAAGATGGGTATACTTGGAAACACACTAAGTCTGGCTCATACTCTGTAAAATCGGGATACGATTTTATAAATGAACAGAGAAAAGCATCAGACACTGGTGTGGTGGAAGAACCCAGTGTTAAGAAGCTAAAAAAAGAGGTGTGGAAGCTGCGTACATCGAGGAAAATAAAGCATTTCATTTGGCAAGCACTAGCTGGTTT
This genomic interval from Brassica napus cultivar Da-Ae chromosome A6, Da-Ae, whole genome shotgun sequence contains the following:
- the LOC125575838 gene encoding uncharacterized protein LOC125575838 gives rise to the protein MNAVLTAQITDTEIKDAVFSINPEKAPGPDGMTSLFYQKFWNVVGKDVISMVREFFETGELDERLNQTNICLIPKNERPVTMAEFRPISLCNVSYKIISKILSSRLKKVLPLLISETQSAFVARRLITDNILVAQEMFHALRTNQSCKSKFMAIKTDMSKAYDRVEWGFLRALMEKMGFDMRWIHLIMNCVTSVSYKVLINGDAKGNITPSRGLRQGDPLSPFLFILCTEVLISQIKDAERQKKISGLKIARACPEVSHLLFADDSLFFCKAEPAQCQELMRIIDVYGKASGQQLNKIKSSVMFGSKVITSLKLDLKRSIGINREGGMGMYLGMPEKICGSKKQVFAYVQDRLNTRVNSWEAKLLSKGGKEVQIKSVAQAVPTFTMSCYLLPQDTHKKITGAVSRFWWSSKANNRGLHWIAWDKICVPLDEGGLGFRDSRDFNLALLAKQVWRLLVYPDSLLARVMKGRYYRHTNPLLAGKANNPSYGWRSLWTAREVLSAGVVRTIGTGSDTKVWEDGWIPGENARPAKPLGEIFDRDLRVHHLIIHETKRWNEPLIRELVAAEDVDRIMEIQPSRLGRKDGYTWKHTKSGSYSVKSGYDFINEQRKASDTGVVEEPSVKKLKKEVWKLRTSRKIKHFIWQALAGFVTTASRLCDRHCATDRTCLRCGAEEETINHLLFECPPALQCWALSDIPTIPGVFPCNALFTNFDHLLWRVAEQGVPKEVIEPFPWLIWYIWKSRNNKLFNGIEDPPLDTLQLAMTEASNWKMAQIIPEAEEDAIAGEVEEPERVVTEQRSMQLRCQVDASWTHVDRKTGLGFVLMEEDQTVLVGLQNVSKTPSPLHAEVRGLLWAMKTLKDRGFDSMHFETDCLQLLKLIRGEDEWPSMATEIEDICLQSKLYTSFSISYLPRGKNTRADCFAKAARNRTDAFVYVSTDTPVWLAQVARPLE